aaaatcttAAATTGATTCTTAAGTAATttctatacttagtgagaaaTGCATTTATTTGTGAATGCGACTGGTTTCTCTAATTTtaccatttccatttatttatgttCATTTAATTATACGTAAAATTAATgtatggtttcaacgagctaggggagtgaccaattggacatatataattatggcttaaactatttataattaagtttcatcttttcgcctattaattataaacttatttagtcacgaagtcattccattgTAGTATTGTGACTAAGTTTTTCCTAATTGCATACTATTATAAAAGCTACTAAGTGCTCATAAATGACcgtgtcataagtgtgttactctcataggaTACTTAATCTTTTTGAGATAAACtttttctcccaatatgatcctattttatcttatgataacaattacatattccttcatgaaaagtcaattactatgaaatagtaatcaagtcatttattaTAAAGATAAACGATCAGTGACTACtattacttttcatctatcatgtaataccaatgagaagatatcatcTACCCATTAgttaggctatgaattccactattgtgaatgatgctacatattgtagaagtcgtatacccaaagCACCAgttttcggttccttatctatttgagcttagcttttggttccttatctatttgaactcatgattttacttatatcaaattatgcaagtcacacatacatagtacatcatccactcaggattaaggtatgtcacactataaacATCCCAActtaataaatccataaacgaatctaagatctattctacttgaaTCCTACTCGATGTATTGTCAATCTCGTCAGcgacatctatgtctctatctttaaGGGGTCAACTACTTTGATGCTCAAGACAAAGTATTTCCCCCATTAGACTTGATTGatggcatattagtctttcaatcgatttgctcatttccaattagactaaggacatatttaggttcAAATACTAATACAAGTTATCTTTCCATATTACGATCCGATCACATAATTCCCCTTAGTATTGGTTAAACGTTAAGTAactagtgagccaatatttgcttccattttgctgtGCGTGCAAaaacattgaggacaatataaaaagggTATTAGGGTAACTAATGTATATTATATTAAACCAGTTTGttcaaaaattacaagtatacaaaacgaatatactacaATTAGGCATCAAATCCAACACAGGAACCATATCAGAAGCCAGCATGAAGCTTTAAAAAATTGCCTATAAGCCATCTCGTAAATAAGTCAACACATCACAGGTAAAATCATGGGGGAAAAATAGAAGCCAACATATAGCATGTAAAAGGGTAAATAAAACCTTGGCTTTCCACTACCATGTTTTGGTTCGCTAATGGTGCTCAGCTCATTCTCTCCTTAGGGGATATTGAACTCAAATTCATATTGTTTAGTTGTAACCCTTAATATTACAACAATCGTCCTATCTTATCGAACCTTGTAGTGCAGTGAACTAAATCACCCAAACAAATAGTCCTCTCTAATCTCTTCACCACTATTTTTCGACGACCCTCCACACTCATACTACTACCAACCTCCCCACCCTTGTTTCCTCTAATTATTTTCGATAAAATTACGCTAAAACAAACCTTTCAAGCTACAATTAACCAATTGGACTTACCAATTACATGAACTACATGCCAGTATAAACTACTCCAATGAAGTATGAACTCAAAAGTATGGAGGTTAAACCAGAGATTTAGACCTTTCAGTCCAAAGAACATTTTCGAACACACCTTCGAGCCCTATAAGAGCTTTAGGCGTGGCAATTTTAAATGTTGACATGGAAAGTAATAATTGGCAATGCTTCTCGATAATGTGTTGTAATGCATAGTCATTAATGCAAATTTATAGAGGCGTGCACTCTCAAGTAATACTGACCATGCGTACATCTCACGTGCATGCTCTTGACATTTCAAATTTCAAGTGCTAAAGAAATAATTACCACAAAACAATTTGGAGAACTGAAAACCTAGCCACATTATAACTTCCCTCGCAACTGGAAGGGAAATTGTTATACCCTAACCTCTCGAGAAGTTAACCGAATAAACTCCTCGAATACACTCCTCGACTTAACACTCATGAAGGCCCCACTTATTAACCaccatcttttttttcttggcGAATTATTAACCACTATCTTTAACTCCAACTACCACGTCACATTTGAGATTATTAAAAGCACGTCCAATCACCACCCTACCTAGACTTATAGTGGTGGAACACTTAACTACTTTCCTCTGGCCCACCTATAAGATCTCAAAATGTAGTGCCTTGAAAGAGTATATAAAGCTCAAAGCTCCTACAAGATAAAGGGTTCTCTCTTTCTCTCAAAACTGAAGTTAAGGGTATATAAAGCTCAAAGCTCCCAAAAGGTTGAGGATTTCTCTCGtttgatcatattttaaaattttgtctattATATTCctattatattaataacaaattaaaaaaaagttaaactgAGCCATTGGCACATATAATATAAAAGATTTTTATTTGACTATCTATATCAACTTGCTCTCTTGGGCATGCATAAaaccaatccaaaaataaaaggttaatatGCAATTTGTTTACTGAATTGGTCTAAAAGTATCTAGTTGAAACTAATAGCCAATTTGATGGTGACATGTGACAACCTCTAAGTATGTTATGCGACagacataaattatttttttaaaaaaatataaattaataaatatatatttgtttacatCAAGAATGAACCTAGACAAAAAATTATCTAGGTTCATTTGAATCTGGACATATTTTTAGtacgtttatatatatatatataatattactatttaggttattattattttaaaatataaaaatatataaatttggaCAACCATATGCCTaggtttattttttatgtaaaaacttttttttatattttttattaatttatatattttaaattttttaattttatatatatttaattttataataatataaataacctcatattttataataaataaaaaacatatgaatttactaaaaaataCATCTTGAATGCTAGATAAATTAGTGTGCACATTTAGATGTATCTAGACAACTATTTGTTCAGGATCATTCttgatgtaaatttttttttaattttatataattttaaagtttttgctTGTCAAATAACATGCTAAGAGGTATAACATGCTAAGAGGTTGGCATGTGTCACCATAAGATTAGCTATCAGTGCCACTTCATCATAAGTTGAGTGTTAGTGTGAAAGTACCAACCTAGGTAACGGAATACAAGTTCAGGTACCAACTAAATACTTTTGGATACGTTCAAGGggcaaactacatattaacccaaTAATAAAATATGGGTTCGAATATCAAACCAACAACTTCCAACTCAATACTATAATacaatataaaaagtataaataaaaagataatgagAGAGATCCACTTCCACCAATGTAAAATTAAAGCTATTTTTATATCATTTCGTATATTTTTGTACGATTACTATTTTAATGATCCAATTgtcatatttcattcatatatattatgcatataaaatttgatataaaattaaaattttctaattatttgttttatgtaaaaagcTTTCAGCCATTCtataaatattaacatatatactTTTTAGATTGATATGATAAGAATATTAGATTGGTTTGAAAGTTTACATTCATGACGAGTACAATTATATTAACAAATTCAACGATTAgatagttaaaatattaatcttaTGATAATATACAAAATGTGGTTTTACATTGATGTAAGTAGATCCCTCCCccaaaaataatacataaatacgATCTTGTCAATATTTAGCCTAATATCATATTTTAgccatcaaaatttaaataaatatataacatcttgaatataattaaattatggcATATCCATGATGTgggtgaaaattttatttaacaaatatataaaaaaaattgatatgaaaACTTAATGtaattttgattgaaatggtaGAATTGAATTAATGAAATCTATGACGTTTTTGGTTCAAATTTCATTATTCCCTAGGAATAGCAACGAGTAAGATATTTGTAGGTATTTTTTactattcaaattcaaatttgtaAATTTGTCTAAAAATCTAATTCCGCTTTTTATCAGTAGGTTATTCAAATATTACTATCCGAATGTGAGATTAATACTATTGTCCACTTAATATCCGAATTCAAAGAAAAGAACAATTCAatattttcaaatcaatttttgcatatccaaattcacaaaatttcaactttgaatttgttaaaaattctttctatatatataaaatcaaaattgtaAGCATTTTGTAATAAGTGAATTCAAAATACATTCGTATTCATTATCTGAATAAGCAATACTGATTCAAATAATAGATGTTCAAGATATCTATTTATATCCGCTCCAAATTTGTAATTATAGTAATTTTGAAATCCAAATTCGAATATTACTCAAACCCACAATATCCATCCGAATCCGAATctataaactaaaaattaaatattcacaAATATCTGAATCCTACAATTCAAATTACCATCTtaataattcctctcgtgtgtatatatttcttttagatttattaaaagataaaataaaatagagaagCTTAAGTTGAAATCAATTAATGACTGTCCGATTATCTAGTCATTCATTATAACAGTATAGATTATGACAAGTGAAAACACAAACACCGCATTAATATATGAATTTCCAGGTTTGCAACTCACGTAAAATCCACAACCATAGTAGAAAAACCAAAACAATTTGAGCAAAgccaaaaatttaaaacataggATCTTACAACTTTTCACCTGCATTTTATTCACcacaaataagaaaagaaaaattgccTTCCTGCCTCCCAGCATTTTGCTCATAGCAAATATTCCAACAACCTATATCGACTCAGCTGGATCACAGGTGAAAGGGGTGCAGGAGGTACACATCATGAAAGTCTCGTTCAAAGGTTTCGAATTTGAACAAAAGGATAGCAAGTTAAAAGAGATTAACAAAAATGACATGTTAAATCAGTTTCAATCATCATGTGAGGTTTTCGAAGAACCCTGCAAAGAATGTGGTGACGTAACCTGTTGAGCAGGTGAATCATCCGAATTTTTAATCTCCGAGTTCTGATGTTTCTTGCTCACAGAGTCAGTGTTCCATGCCAAATCAGAGAGCTTTGACGGCAGAGGAGCTTCAGACAAATGGGCTGTTGGTGACATTCTCTGATATGTTAAGAGAGACGTATCCAACACGGATAAAGGGACACTTAGACCATAATTATAAGGATATCCCATGTATGGGTGATCGAATCTGCAAGTTGGCCCATATTTGCAGAGACCGTACATAGCATAGCTAGAACATATGGCTTGCCCCTAAATATAGAAGAACGAGAAATAATCAACATAATTATTTTGCTTTAAGTGGTGGGATTGCTAGAAATGGCCATCTGCATAGCTTCATCAAAACAAATTAACCTGTATGGATACTTAGCTAAATACCTGACACGGTGAAGACTAGAGGGAAACTTACAGGTCTAGAGGGAAGCCCGAGTGGGCCAATGCTGTTTACTGCTGAATTTGCAATCCTTTCCTTTGGATGATGGTACTTGCAATCAGATCCGTATTTGCAAGTGCCTGTGTTCATATAGTACCGACATTTGGGTTGATCAGGTCTTTCAGGAAAATCTGAAGCAGACGTTGATGACAAAAGCATCTGCTCACTAGAACCTGACTCAGCGGGATTCATCAAGTTGTAAGCGAAATTCGATCCGAGAATACCAGCAGAAGATACAGGACTCATATTTCCCTGATCAGATTTAAATTAGAAATGATGAAAGCTAAAATAAGGTGGAATGGGAAAATTTCAAAACACTTTTTAAAACGCAAAAAAATGCATTGTATAAGGCAATATAGTTGCAGTAAACTGTCAGATACACACCTCAAACAATAAAATGCATAGGTTACTGCAACCATGTCCAAAAAAGAACAGGAGAATATGGGTATAcgaatttgtaaaataaatagaattatatTAACGTTTGTCTAAGACAACAGCCACTTGTGTGAATATAAAAAGAGCATGCCCTTACGGATATCCTCAGCAAGCAGCCAGGCAACAATTGAGCACAGATAAGGGCATCTAATGTTCCTAAGGTTGTACTCATTCAAGAGAAATTATGTTTCTGTTGGTAAGTGAATTCATATGAAAAATGGAGTCAAGCCAAATTTTATCATAACATCTCAATGACAACCACTTTCAGTGAGAAATAGTCAGTGATACCATTCATAACCGACAAAAATGCTAAAAGCAGGCAACTACAATGCTAGAAACAGATAACTGATAAAAATACACACAGTAAGTctttaagaaaaaaatgattaaatgctTTCCCTCAGATAAGAAGAAAATGCACATCATGAGTCCTTCCAGATAACCATGCAGAAAACCTTTGGGACCAACCAGTCTTAGCTGCATGTGGTAAAAGAAAGTTCataaacaacttttttttataatcaagACCACATCACTTTATTATCAAAACTGCTAAGGTCCTGCtcttatcacattattcaaatatCCAGTGATTCAacatacaacattcaatttagcCATCTGAAGGCACATAGAATTGAAAGGAGATACATGGGGCTTGCTCTGGAAAATGAAATcaacttaaacaaatataaaaatcaGTGCAACATACTTTGCATTTTACAGTGTCAAAAAGAAACACTTTAGAAGGACAGCACCTTGCAGAGTTTTAATTGTACGGACCACAAAAATCTGTAGCCAGAATTTCAGACGGGCATTACTCAACATAGGAAGAATTCACTCACCATGTAGGTGCTCCAACCATGAGCAGGAATTGTGTTTTGAGAAGGAGAAACAACAACAGGCATGTAACTTTGGGTTTGTAAACGTGGTGCAGAGACATGAGGTGGCCTAGGTAGTGACCATGAGGGTAATCCACCAGCATATGGCACACCTGATGGTGGCAAAATCGATGATCCCACAGCATTTGCAGGTAAGCCAGCCCCAGGTGATGCAGGCTGGGGATGATGGAACTTGCACGCAACTCCAAACTTGCATGATCCAGTCCGCATGTAATAAGGACATGATTTTTCTTCCTGATAAAAACAGAAACAGCATGAGACAATAGATGGTAAAGGAAgcacacaaaaaagaaaaaaaaaaaagc
The Gossypium hirsutum isolate 1008001.06 chromosome A07, Gossypium_hirsutum_v2.1, whole genome shotgun sequence genome window above contains:
- the LOC107952776 gene encoding zinc finger CCCH domain-containing protein 3, whose translation is MPDNRQVQNNAVSNETADKIEEAIMRLKINDNNQEVGVSRSASYPDRPGEPDCSYFLRTGSCGYGSNCRFNHPVYDAQSGQYREELPERIGQSDCGYFLKTGTCKYGSTCKYHHPKDRNGAGPVTFNILGLPMRQEEKSCPYYMRTGSCKFGVACKFHHPQPASPGAGLPANAVGSSILPPSGVPYAGGLPSWSLPRPPHVSAPRLQTQSYMPVVVSPSQNTIPAHGWSTYMGNMSPVSSAGILGSNFAYNLMNPAESGSSEQMLLSSTSASDFPERPDQPKCRYYMNTGTCKYGSDCKYHHPKERIANSAVNSIGPLGLPSRPGQAICSSYAMYGLCKYGPTCRFDHPYMGYPYNYGLSVPLSVLDTSLLTYQRMSPTAHLSEAPLPSKLSDLAWNTDSVSKKHQNSEIKNSDDSPAQQVTSPHSLQGSSKTSHDD